From one Pagrus major chromosome 21, Pma_NU_1.0 genomic stretch:
- the exosc4 gene encoding exosome complex component RRP41, with protein MAGLELLSDQGYRLDGRKATELRKVQARMGVFAQADGSAYLEQGNTKALAVVYGPHEMRGSRSRTRHDRAVINCQYSMATFSTAERKRRPHGDRKSTEMSLHLKQTFEAAVMTQLYPRSQIDIYVKILQSDGGNYSVCVNAATLAVIDAGIPMRDYVCACTVGFVDETPLADLCYAEESGGVSSLALALLPRGGQIALLQMDARLHQDHLEALIEAAMTACKGVSKVLDEVVRQHLQEVSVLTGE; from the exons ATGGCGGGTctggagctgctgtctgaccAGGGATACCGTCTAGATGGAAGAAAAGCCACCGAGCTGCGGAAGGTCCAGGCCCGAATGGGAGTGTTCGCTCAGGCCGACGGTTCTGCGTATCTAGAGCAGGGAAACACGAAGGCTCTGGCTGTGGTGTACGGTCCTCATGAA ATGCGAGGTTCGCGCAGCCGGACTCGTCACGATCGAGCTGTCATCAACTGTCAGTACAGCATGGCCACCTtcagcacagcagagaggaagaggaggccgcATGGTGACCGCAAGTCTACCGAGATGAGCCTCCACCTGAAGCAGACGTTTGAAGCTGCTGTGATGACCCAGCTGTACCCACGCTCTCAAATAGACATCTACGTCAAG ATTCTGCAGTCAGACGGAGGGAACTACAGCGTGTGTGTGAACGCTGCCACTCTGGCTGTGATTGACGCCGGCATCCCCATGCGGGACTACGTGTGTGCCTGCACGGTCGGGTTTGTGGACGAGACGCCCCTCGCTGACCTTTGCTACGCAGAGGAAAGCGGAGGAGTGAGCTCTCTGGCCTTAGCGCTGCTGCCCCGGGGTGGACAGATCGCCCTGCTGCAGATGGACGCCAGACTACATCAGGACCACCTGGAGGCTCTGATCGAAGCCGCCATGACAGCTTGTAAAGGTGTGAGCAAGGTGCTGGATGAGGTGGTGCGACAACATCTCCAAGAAGTTTCTGTGCTCACCGGAGAGtga
- the gpaa1 gene encoding glycosylphosphatidylinositol anchor attachment 1 protein, whose product MGLLSDPNRRRALISLLTRLNAPICVVCYMAGVAWFMGLAFEPFTLRTYMSENAMGSTMVEERFPSGERALATGREFSAHKKKAGGMPVDWLVKTMQARGLEVFTQRFSRTLPFPDENKERYMVRGTNVYGILRAPRAPRTEALVLSAPCTPGDNNNQAVGLLLGLAQYFRNQIYWAKDIIFLINEHDLIGMQAWLEGYHHTNTTGMDWSPLQGRGGSIQAALSLELSSDVITSMDLVLEGLNGQLPNLDLANLFYAFCQKIGVLCTIQGKLQRNDWDSVSGYSHSVQTMMLMVMKQASGRPWGDHGLFLRYHIEAATIKGINSFRQYKTDASTVGRLLEGMYRKLNNLLERLHQSYFFYLMPSLSHFVSIGYYMPAFGLLAIILLLRALDLWVQLAAPPPRTEDGVVDTEQMSSPGVLSVLTPLVISHLTGVALYYLPIHFQEMAVEHFPVSETEAVVLTAIAVYTAGLALPHNTNRLLSGEGTEQGWRVLKLVAVLYLAVLLGCTALINFSLGFILALTLVPVAAFVTPHVPKVLSAFILIILSPACTLLFSVFFFQELQEVPISFLDGWLLYLSVISQGILDHLLYGSLVYPLIALLVYPCWLLFWNILFWM is encoded by the exons ATGGGACTGCTGTCTGACCCGAACAGAAGACGGGCATTGATCAGCCTGCTAACCCGCCTCAATGCTCCAATCTG TGTGGTGTGCTACATGGCGGGTGTGGCCTGGTTCATGGGGTTAGCATTTGAGCCGTTCACTCTGCGGACGTACATGTCAGAGAATGCCATGGGCTCTACCATGGTGGAGGAGCGCTTTCCATCGGGGGAGAGGGCGCTGGCCACGGGCAGAGAGTTTTCAGCTCATAAGAAGAAAGCTGG TGGGATGCCAGTGGATTGGCTGGTGAAGACCATGCAGGCTCGAGGGTTGGAGGTGTTTACCCAGAGGTTCTCTCGCACGCTGCCCTTCcctgatgaaaacaaagagagatat atgGTGAGAGGCACGAATGTATATGGGATCCTTAGGGCCCCCAGAGCTCCACGCACTGAAGCCCTGGTGCTGAGTGCCCCTTGCACCCCGggcgacaacaacaaccaggcAGTGGGGCTGCTACTCGGCTTGGCACAGTACTTCAGGA ATCAGATTTACTGGGCCAAAGACATCATCTTTCTCATCAATGAGCATGATCTGATTGGTATGCAGGCCTGGCTGGAGGGCTACCACCACACCAACACTACAG GTATGGACTGGTCCCCACTTCAAGGTCGCGGTGGTTCAATCCAGGCAGCTCTGTCCCTGGagctcagcagtgatgtcatcaccagTATGGACCTGGTCCTGGAAGGTCTAAACGGCCAGCTCCCCAACCTGGATTTAGCAAACCTCTTCTACGCTTTCTGTCAGAAGATCGGAGTCCTCTGCACCATCCAGGGCAAG CTGCAGAGGAATGACTGGGACAGTGTGTCGGGCTACAGCCACTCAGTTCAGACCATGATGCTGATGGTGATGAAGCAGGCCAGCGGGCGCCCTTGGGGGGATCATGGCCTTTTCCTGCGGTATCACATCGAGGCCGCCACCATCAAGGGCATCAACAGTTTCCGTCAATACAAGACTGACGCCTCCACCGTCGGCAG GCTCCTGGAGGGAATGTATCGTAAACTGAATAACCTCTTAGAGCGCCTGCACCAGTCCTACTTCTTCTACCTCATGCCTTCCCTCTCTCACTTCGTGTCCATTGGTTACTACATGCCAGCCTTCGGCCTCCTTGCCATCATCCTGCTGCTCCGT GCCTTAGACCTGTGGGTTCAACTTGCGGCTCCTCCGCCAAGAACAGAAGATGGAGTGGTTGACACTGAGCAG ATGTCCAGTCCAGGAGTACTGTCAGTGTTGACTCCACTGGTGATCAGCCATCTGACCGGAGTAGCTCTCTACTACTTGCCGATCCACTTTCAGGAGATGGCTGTGGAACACTTCCCGGTGTCTGAGACCGAGGCTGTGGTCCTGACAGCCATTGCTGTTTACACAGCCGGCCTGGCTTTGCCTCATAACACAAACAG GCTCCTGTCAGGCGAGGGGACGGAGCAGGGCTGGAGGGTGCTGAAGCTGGTCGCTGTGCTGTACCTGGCCGTGCTGCTGGGCTGCACCGCCCTCATTAACTTCTCCCTGGGCTTCATCCTGGCTCTCACCCTGGTGCCTGTGGCTGCCTTCGTCACACCCCACGTACCAAA GGTTCTATCGGCCTTCATCCTGATCATCCTCAGCCCAGCCTGCACACTcctcttttcagtctttttcttcCAAGAGCTGCAGGAAGTGCCCATCAGCTTCCTGGACGGTTGGCTGCTCTACCTGTCAGTGATCTCACAGGGCATTCTGGACCACTTACTGTACGGCTCTCTGGTTTACCCGCTCATAGCCCTGCTGGTGTATCCTTGCTGGCTGCTTTTCTGGAACATCCTCTTCTGGATGTAA
- the sharpin gene encoding ranBP-type and C3HC4-type zinc finger-containing protein 1 isoform X2, whose amino-acid sequence MALSSGGWAPPAPVPASSQQAACGGPAPTACCSTVLMSVRVSVCHSGIRPLCLPGAGSEALRLQLSMDPSRAGEFRLALRDTSGNRSVFIAEFDLRSVQYEVKSPRCHEMRLAAPPHDCIRFNFRCDREAEEWATVVMSSLREAHRVANINTCESDGRHNHTGAAVEQWSSASLPLTEELCLELTRAIEAGDTQAASQHASALARQRAALTIQLSEKNYADGEIGLSVVVEDVSSSCCVTVKVFPYMTVAALKQQVFLEYGFHPRVQRWVIGQCLCTEPRSLASYGVQKDGDTAYLYLISARQARITRQLFQQDLESALLAPPLPPGNGPTSQDWRGYSTLPSRLPHNNQGSTGGGSDRPGDIKDVLDIEHLQLNDQTNKANKTQTEWACPSCTFINKPSRPGCEICATARPDTHIQQERGRREDRGESGLSSSS is encoded by the exons ATGGCTCTCAGCTCGGGCGGCTGGGCTCCTCCAGCCCCGGTCCCTGCCTCGTCTCAACAGGCTGCGTGCGGCGGGCCTGCGCCGACGGCTTGCTGCAGTACTGTTTTAATGTCAGTCCGGGTGTCGGTGTGCCATTCCGGGATCCGGCCCCTGTGCCTCCCCGGAGCGGGCAGCGAGGCTCTGCGCCTCCAGCTCAGCATGGACCCGAGCCGGGCCGGAGAGTTCCGACTGGCGCTACGAGATACGAGCGGAAACCGCAGTGTG TTCATTGCAGAGTTTGACCTGCGCTCAGTGCAGTATGAGGTCAAGTCCCCTCGCTGCCACGAGATGCGTCTCGCTGCTCCGCCCCACGACTGCATCCGCTTCAACTTCCGCTGCGACCGTGAAGCGGAGGAGTGGGCCACGGTGGTGATGTCATCGCTTAGAGAGGCAcacagag TTGCAAATATTAACACATGTGAATCAGATGGCAGACACAACCACACAGGAGCAGCTGTGGAGCAGTGGAGCTCAGCCTCCCTGCCACTCACCG agGAGCTTTGTTTGGAGCTCACCAGGGCGATTGAAGCCGGTGACACGCAAGCCGCTTCACAACACGCATCCGCTCTGGCTCGGCAGAGAGCAGCGCTGACGATTCAACTGTCTGAAAAGAACTACGCAGACGGAGAAATCGG TTTATCCGTGGTAGTGGAGGATGTTTCGTCATCCTGTTGTGTCACAGTGAAAGTCTTTCCTTACATGACTGTGGCTGCACTCAAGCAACAG GTGTTTCTCGAGTATGGCTTCCATCCTCGTGTGCAGCGCTGGGTGATCGGTCAGTGCTTGTGCACCGAGCCGAGGTCGCTGGCCTCCTACGGGGTGCAGAAGGACGGCGATACAGCATACCTGTACCTGATCTCCGCCCGACAAGCCCGTATCACCCGCCAGCTGTTCCAGCAGGACCTGGAGAGCGCCCTCCTCGCCCCACCTCTCCCGCCAGGCAACGGACCCACATCCCAAGACTGGAGGGGTTACAGCACCCTGCCCTCGAGGCTACCCCACAACAACCAGG GCAGCACCGGTGGAGGAAGCGACAGACCAGGTGACATCAAAGATGTCCTTGACATCGAGCATCTGCAGCTGAATGATCAGACCAACAAAGCCAATAAAACACAG ACAGAGTGGGCTTGCCCCTCATGCACTTTCATCAACAAGCCGTCCCGCCCGGGCTGCGAAATCTGCGCTACAGCCAGacctgacacacacatccagcag gagagaggaaggagagaggatcGAGGAGAGTCTGGtttaagcagcagcagctga
- the sharpin gene encoding ranBP-type and C3HC4-type zinc finger-containing protein 1 isoform X1: MALSSGGWAPPAPVPASSQQAACGGPAPTACCSTVLMSVRVSVCHSGIRPLCLPGAGSEALRLQLSMDPSRAGEFRLALRDTSGNRSVFIAEFDLRSVQYEVKSPRCHEMRLAAPPHDCIRFNFRCDREAEEWATVVMSSLREAHRVANINTCESDGRHNHTGAAVEQWSSASLPLTEELCLELTRAIEAGDTQAASQHASALARQRAALTIQLSEKNYADGEIGLSVVVEDVSSSCCVTVKVFPYMTVAALKQQVFLEYGFHPRVQRWVIGQCLCTEPRSLASYGVQKDGDTAYLYLISARQARITRQLFQQDLESALLAPPLPPGNGPTSQDWRGYSTLPSRLPHNNQGSTGGGSDRPGDIKDVLDIEHLQLNDQTNKANKTQQTEWACPSCTFINKPSRPGCEICATARPDTHIQQERGRREDRGESGLSSSS; encoded by the exons ATGGCTCTCAGCTCGGGCGGCTGGGCTCCTCCAGCCCCGGTCCCTGCCTCGTCTCAACAGGCTGCGTGCGGCGGGCCTGCGCCGACGGCTTGCTGCAGTACTGTTTTAATGTCAGTCCGGGTGTCGGTGTGCCATTCCGGGATCCGGCCCCTGTGCCTCCCCGGAGCGGGCAGCGAGGCTCTGCGCCTCCAGCTCAGCATGGACCCGAGCCGGGCCGGAGAGTTCCGACTGGCGCTACGAGATACGAGCGGAAACCGCAGTGTG TTCATTGCAGAGTTTGACCTGCGCTCAGTGCAGTATGAGGTCAAGTCCCCTCGCTGCCACGAGATGCGTCTCGCTGCTCCGCCCCACGACTGCATCCGCTTCAACTTCCGCTGCGACCGTGAAGCGGAGGAGTGGGCCACGGTGGTGATGTCATCGCTTAGAGAGGCAcacagag TTGCAAATATTAACACATGTGAATCAGATGGCAGACACAACCACACAGGAGCAGCTGTGGAGCAGTGGAGCTCAGCCTCCCTGCCACTCACCG agGAGCTTTGTTTGGAGCTCACCAGGGCGATTGAAGCCGGTGACACGCAAGCCGCTTCACAACACGCATCCGCTCTGGCTCGGCAGAGAGCAGCGCTGACGATTCAACTGTCTGAAAAGAACTACGCAGACGGAGAAATCGG TTTATCCGTGGTAGTGGAGGATGTTTCGTCATCCTGTTGTGTCACAGTGAAAGTCTTTCCTTACATGACTGTGGCTGCACTCAAGCAACAG GTGTTTCTCGAGTATGGCTTCCATCCTCGTGTGCAGCGCTGGGTGATCGGTCAGTGCTTGTGCACCGAGCCGAGGTCGCTGGCCTCCTACGGGGTGCAGAAGGACGGCGATACAGCATACCTGTACCTGATCTCCGCCCGACAAGCCCGTATCACCCGCCAGCTGTTCCAGCAGGACCTGGAGAGCGCCCTCCTCGCCCCACCTCTCCCGCCAGGCAACGGACCCACATCCCAAGACTGGAGGGGTTACAGCACCCTGCCCTCGAGGCTACCCCACAACAACCAGG GCAGCACCGGTGGAGGAAGCGACAGACCAGGTGACATCAAAGATGTCCTTGACATCGAGCATCTGCAGCTGAATGATCAGACCAACAAAGCCAATAAAACACAG CAGACAGAGTGGGCTTGCCCCTCATGCACTTTCATCAACAAGCCGTCCCGCCCGGGCTGCGAAATCTGCGCTACAGCCAGacctgacacacacatccagcag gagagaggaaggagagaggatcGAGGAGAGTCTGGtttaagcagcagcagctga
- the LOC141016689 gene encoding alanine aminotransferase 1-like, which yields MSVLQAINPNVRNMKPLEYSILARQASRINEELRQGVKKPYQEVLDVYSGDPHKGGVKPLSYVRQVLAACLYPQLVNSSKLPVDVKQTAQRLLGGCDGGSVGSYTATMGIPEIVHKVSEFITRRDAGVPSYPENICISPGSQWSLSNILHILLNAESSPRNGVLSPVPCHNTTPMSVTGLGAVVIPYYLSEEQGWELQVGELHRALESAKGVCKPVALYIINPGNPTGHVQSRKSMQEVIRFVSEKKLFLLADEVYQEYVFGEKSEFVSYKRVLSEMGPPFSDTVELASFHSVSKGLPGECGLRCGYVELVNMDPTVMKYIFTRFSIDTCTPVLGQIALDLMVDPPQPGDPSYPLYHMEKQNISNTLIDNAKRAVEVVNSLPGLCCQPLEGGTFAFPRVYLPPSFIQKAKEVGLEPDTFYCSRLLEEAGLLISPGFEYGQKEGTYHIRFCIMTSAETLEEVLRRLTCFHTQFMKDFS from the exons ATGTCTGTCCTGCAGGCGATCAATCCAAATGTGAGGAACATGAAGCCTTTGGAGTATTCAATCCTGGCCAGACAAGCAAGTCGGATCAACGAAGAGCTCAGACAg GGAGTCAAAAAGCCATACCAAGAAGTGTTAGACGTGTACTCGGGCGACCCGCACAAGGGAGGTGTGAAGCCTCTGTCATATGTTCGACAG GTACTCGCAGCCTGTCTTTACCCTCAGCTTGTGAACAGCAGCAAACTGCCGGTGGACGTCAAACAGACGGCTCAGAGGCTTCTTGGTGGATGTGATGGAGGGAGTGTAG GTTCTTATACTGCTACAATGGGTATACCAGAAATCGTCCACAAAGTCTCTGAATTCATAACAAGACGAGATGCTGGAGTTCCATCTTACCCTGAAAACATCTGCATCAGCCCCGGGTCACAGTGGTCACTCTCG AACATCCTCCACATCTTGTTGAACGCAGagagttcacccagaaatggTGTGCTGTCTCCAGTGCCGTGTCACAACACTACCCCCATGTCCGTGACTGGGCTGGGAGCAGTTGTCATACCCTACTACCTCAGCGAGGAGCAGGGCTGGGAGCTGCAGGTAGGGGAGCTGCATCGAGCGCTGGAATCTGCAAAGGGAGTGTGTAAGCCTGTAGCTCTGTACATCATCAACCCTGGAAATCCCACCG GTCATGTTCAAAGCAGGAAATCAATGCAAGAGGTGATCCGGTTCGTCTCAGAGAAGAAGCTCTTCCTCCTGGCTGATGAG GTCTATCAGGAGTATGTTTTTGGGGAAAAGAGTGAGTTTGTGTCTTATAAGAGGGTTCTGTCTGAGATGGGCCCGCCTTTTTCAGACACAGTTGAGCTGGCGTCCTTCCACTCAGTCTCCAAAGGCTTACCAGGAGA GTGTGGTCTGCGCTGTGGATACGTGGAGCTGGTAAATATGGACCCCACTGTTATGAAGTACATCTTCACACGGTTCTCGATAGACACCTGTACACCCGTGTTGGGTCAGATTGCCCTGGATCTCATGGTGGACCCTCCACAACCAGGAGATCCCTCATACCCACTTTATCATATG GAGAAGCAAAACATCAGCAACACGCTGATTGATAACGCAAAGAGAGCTGTTGAGGTTGTAAACAGTTTGCCGGGTTTGTGCTGCCAACCACTGGAAGGAGGAACATTTGCTTTCCCCAGAGTGTACCTTCCAccttcattcattcagaaaGCCAAG gaAGTGGGACTGGAACCAGATACGTTCTACTGTTCTAGACTACTCGAGGAGGCTGGTTTGCTCATCAGTCCCGGTTTTGAGTACGGACAAAAGGAGGGCACCTACCACATCAG GTTTTGCATCATGACCTCTGCGGAAACACTGGAAGAAGTACTGAGACGCCTGACCTGCTTTCACACACAGTTTATGAAGGATTTTTCTTAA
- the dhx30 gene encoding LOW QUALITY PROTEIN: ATP-dependent RNA helicase DHX30 (The sequence of the model RefSeq protein was modified relative to this genomic sequence to represent the inferred CDS: inserted 1 base in 1 codon), protein MALPGVSLVRLRALCNTVKCLHTGGKTAPNWGREMRWYRTKARNLQDFGSSHLQDKRANANPDLLKEFPDPKNLLNNTLSRSLGVSDLSQLIQYNWTEQAGVKRATVTVLWPCKIQEEGFASKKHDAERYAAAAACLKLREMGVIGPDNQLPRSRAGRGRGVHHSALYDTEDDLHIGNVFRAKSDAQKQWLPPEEDNSKIHEALSLFPQPKSLLTRVITVATSSNRIRELLQFRTTGGKLKKCELTMRWPEKMTFSATARNRVTAEKMAAALACMKLKELELLDKNNNPLTHARYHPEEVREAGARERRPVPLEVPQCLEEQMREYLAQYPVATEVQNLWEEEEAREQGTVKQEEEEEEDLMTDAITGRPYQPLSEXEAQQLNTYLQEEWERANPRLSAELPVDAHRERVVSAVQSSRVVVIDGETGCGKTTRIPRFLLEESVRSGEGAKCNILVTQPRRISAVSVAHRVAHEMGPALKRSVGYQVRLESRPPEHSGGAMLFLTVGVLLRKLQSNPSLKGISHVVVDEVHERDINTDLLLALLRSSLKENPNLRVVLMSATGDKQRLAQYFGGCPVVKVPGFMHPVRDRFLEDVLTEMGRRIPVQEIVETQQGRRQEVAPDLDLVADVIEHIDRHGDPGAVLCFLPGWQDIRTVQEKLESRSHFSSGSQMIVPLHSSLSVADQQVVFQRPQVGQRKIVLTTNIAETSITIDDIVHVVDTGTHKENNYDPLTKVSCLDTVWISRSNVTQRKGRAGRCQPGQSYHLFPRRQLESMTPFPVPEIMRTPLESLVVQAKIHSPNCKAVDFLSKVLDSPELEAVRDAVQNLQDIGVLDKTESLTPLGERVACMSCDPRLGKVLVLSAMFRCVLPMLSVAACLTRDPFYNSLQNRAKVIKVKEALSGSSCSDYLVFIRAVLGWREAQQQGDREERDEYLDTHTLSRFSLRFINGLISQFSTNLQEAELVSNSNDCQRHSSLYNEYSDQDELLKAVLLAGLYPNLIQVKKGVVTKTGRFRPNSVCFRTFSGPVLLHRSSVNRGKEDLPSRWLTFFSAVKSSGNVFIRDSSAVHPLALLLLTDCDINETVKGNRVEVSLPGHSLVRCELSAETWELLWELRTSIQTMLYRNLNNPSNAVTNSAQDGKLISLLVELLNNTDSNPFVQNQNSDSEVD, encoded by the exons ATGGCGCTACCCGGTGTTTCACTCGTGCGTCTCAGAGCGCTGTGCAATACAGTCAAATGTCTTCATACAGGGGGCAAAACAGCGCCGAACTGGGGCAGAGAGATGCGGTGGTACAGGACAAAAGCCCGAAACCTCCAGGACTTCGGTTCATCACACTTACAGGATAAACGAG ctAATGCGAACCCAGACCTCCTGAAGGAGTTTCCAGACCCTAAAAACCTCTTGAATAACACCCTCTCCCGTTCACTGGGAGTCAGCGACCTGTCCCAGCTCATCCAGTACAACTGGACGGAACAGGCGGGTGTCAAG aGAGCCACTGTCACAGTACTGTGGCCCTGCAAGATTCAAGAGGAGGGTTTTGCCTCCAAGAAGCACGATGCAGAGCGATatgctgcggctgctgcttgCCTCAAGCTCAGA GAAATGGGTGTCATCGGTCCAGATAACCAGCTCCCTCGGAGCAGAGCTGGCAGAGGCAGAGGGGTGCACCATTCAGCTCTTTATGACACTGAGGATGATTTGCACATAGGAAATGTGTTTCGAGCCAAATCAGATGCACAAAAACAATGGCTGCCCCCTGAGGAAGATAACTCCAAGATCCATGAAGCTCTTTCCCTGTTTCCACAACCTAAATCCCTCCTCACCAGGGTCATCACCGTGGCCACATCATCCAACAGAATAAGG GAGCTACTGCAGTTCAGAACAACAGGAGGAAAGCTAAAGAAGTGTGAGCTGACCATGCGCTGGCCAGAGAAGATGACATTCTCCGCCACAGCGAGAAACCGAGTGACAGCGGAGAAGATGGCTGCAGCGCTCGCCTGCATGAAACTGAAG gagctggagctgctggataaaaacaacaacccacTGACTCACGCCAGGTACCACccagaggaggtgagggaggctGGAGCGCGAGAGAGGCGTCCCGTTCCCCTGGAAGTCCCACAGTGCCTGGAGGAACAGATGAGAGAGTACCTTGCACAG TACCCAGTGGCAACAGAAGTACAAAACCtttgggaggaggaggaggcgagagAACAGGGGACAGttaagcaggaggaggaagaggaggaggacttgATGACGGACGCCATAACTGGTAGGCCATACCAGCCTCTGTCAG CGGAGGCCCAGCAGCTCAACACTTACCTGCAGGAGGAATGGGAGAGAGCAAACCCCAGGCTGAGTGCGGAGCTCCCAGTCGACGCCCACCGTGAGCGCGTGGTGTCTGCGGTGCAGTCCTCCAGGGTGGTTGTAATCGACGGTGAGACTGGCTGTGGCAAAACAACACGGATCCCTCGATTCCTGCTGGAAGAGAGTGTGAGAAGTGGCGAAGGGGCCAAGTGCAACATCCTGGTGACCCAGCCCCGTCGGATCAGCGCCGTGTCCGTGGCCCATCGCGTTGCTCACGAGATGGGTCCAGCTCTAAAACGCTCTGTGGGATATCAG GTGAGACTTGAGAGCCGACCCCCGGAGCACAGCGGAGGAGCCATGCTCTTCCTCACAGTCGGCGTCCTGCTGAGGAAGCTGCAGTCCAACCCATCCCTGAAGGGAATCAGCCACGTGGTGGTGGACGAGGTCCACGAGAGAGACATTAACACGGACCTGCTGCTGGCTCTGCTGCGCTCCAGCTTAAAGGAGAACCCTAACCTGCGAGTGGTGCTAATGAGCGCTACTGGGGACAAGCAGAGGCTGGCTCAATACTTTGGAGGCTGCCCAGTCGTGAAAGTGCCCGGGTTCATGCACCCAGTGAGGGACAGATTCCTAGAGGATGTGCTGACAGAGATGGGACGGCGAATTCCAGTCCAAGAGATAGTGGAGACTCAGCAG GGAAGAAGACAGGAGGTTGCACCAGATCTAGATTTAGTAGCTGATGTAATTGAACACATTGACAGACATGGAGATCCAG GTGCAGTGTTGTGTTTCCTACCTGGATGGCAGGACATCAGGACTGTTCAGGAGAAACTGGAGTCGAGGTCCCACTTCTCCTCAGGCTCACAGATGATTGTACCAT tgcacTCCAGTTTATCAGTAGCAGACCAGCAGGTAGTGTTCCAGCGCCCCCAAGTGGGCCAGAGGAAGATTGTCCTCACCACTAACATTGCTGAGACCTCAATCACCATAGATGACATCGTCCACGTGGTGGATACAGGAACtcacaaagaaaataattatgaCCCTCTGACTAAG GTCTCCTGTCTGGACACAGTTTGGATATCCCGCTCTAATGTCACTCAAAGAAAAGGGAGAGCAGGGCGATGTCAGCCGGGACAGTCCTATCACCTGTTTCCACGGAGACAGCTGGAATCCATGACTCCCTTCCCCGTCCCAGAGATTATGCGCACCCCGCTGGAGAGTTTAGTAGTGCAGGCCAAAATCCACAGCCCAAACTGCAAG gctGTGGATTTCCTATCCAAAGTATTGGACAGTCCAGAGCTGGAAGCTGTGAGAGATGCTGTCCAAAATCTTCAAGACATTG GAGTTCTGGACAAGACAGAAAGCCTGACGCCGTTAGGAGAGCGTGTCGCCTGCATGTCATGTGACCCCCGTCTGGGCAAAGTGCTGGTCCTGAGTGCCATGTTCAGATGTGTTCTGCCCATGCTGTCTGTAGCTGCATGTCTGACCAGAGACCCTTTTTATAACAGCCTGCAGAACAGAGCAAAAGTCATTAAG GTGAAAGAGGCTCTGAGCGGCTCCTCTTGCAGTGACTATTTGGTGTTTATTAGAGCTGTGTTGGGCTGGAGGGAAGCTCAGCAGcagggggacagagaggagagagatgaatATCTGGACACGCACACCCTGTCGAGGTTCAGCCTTCGATTCATCAATG GTCTGATCTCTCAGTTCAGCACAAACCTGCAGGAAGCAGAGCTGGTGTCTAATTCCAATGACTGCCAGCGTCACTCTTCTCTCTACAACGAGTACAGCGACCAGGATGAGCTGTTAAAAGCTGTACTGCTGGCTGGACTCTATCCCAACCTCATTCAG gtgAAGAAAGGTGTTGTGACCAAAACAGGGCGCTTTCGCCCCAACAGTGTGTGCTTCCGCACGTTCAGTGGGCCGGTACTGCTTCACCGCTCCTCAGTGAACAG AGGAAAAGAAGATCTCCCGAGTCGCTGGTTGACGTTCTTCAGCGCTGTCAAGTCCAGCGGGAATGTTTTCATTAGAGACTCTTCTGCAGTCCATCCACtcgccctgctgctgctcacagacTGTGACATCAATGAGACGG TGAAAGGAAACAGAGTGGAGGTGTCACTTCCTGGACACTCACTTGTGCGCTGTGAGTTGTCAGCTGAGACCTGGGAGCTGCTGTGGGAGCTACGTACTTCCATCCAGACCATGCTATACCGCAACCTTAACAATCCCAGCAACGCAGTCACAAACTCTGCTCAAGACGGAAAGCTCATCTCATTACTTGTGGAGCTGCTCAACAATACAGACTCGAACCCTTTTGTTCAGAACCAAAACAGCGACAGTGAGGTGGACTGA